Proteins co-encoded in one Rhopalosiphum maidis isolate BTI-1 chromosome 2, ASM367621v3, whole genome shotgun sequence genomic window:
- the LOC113554935 gene encoding mothers against decapentaplegic homolog 4-like isoform X1: protein METDAHMMSQQYAQAPQPTQIQHPPAPQPTREMQQTSAPTSADACLSIVHSLMCHRQGWESEGFAKRAIESLVKKLKEKRDELDSLILAITTNGSHPSKCVTIQRTLDGRLQVAGRKGFPHVIYARIWRWPDLHKNELKHLKYCQYAFDLKCDSVCVNPYHYERVVSPGIDLSGLTLQSGTSTNGSGRIIGLRDEYTAGGGGMSPSPPGSSQVSSSNMDSDVSGNSPAVTVQHHLPPLYHQQNPATDVSQQSTVPQAAGDIGMFRPTLQQQQRPSHQIGINSQVQVKTESCNNWMPGTPSHIPPNRPPNMPLQNPSMFPGQEEENLLPSQTMTPHDYQGPTATMPGTTTGNRPVQSTLTYTHSMQPPHPTFWGVSEMGLSGLLSSQPAPEYWCSIAYFELDTQVGETFKVTSTCPHVTVDGYVDPSGSNRFCLGALSNVHRTEQSEKARLHIGKGIQLDLIGEGDVWLKCQSDHSVFVQSYYLDREAGRAPGDAVHKIYPHAYIKVFDLRQCYRQMHQQAETAQNAAAAQAAAVAGHLAGPHSVGGIAPAISLSAAAGIGVDDLRRLCILRLSFVKGWGPDYRRSSIKETPCWIEVHLHRALQLLDEVLHSMQIDGPSRA, encoded by the exons ATGGAAACCGACGCGCACATGATGTCACAGCAGTATGCACAAGCTCCTCAACCAACACAAATACAACACCCACCAGCTCCTCAACCAA CCAGAGAAATGCAACAAACCAGTGCACCGACATCAGCTGATGCCTGTTTGAGCATAGTACACAGTTTGATGTGTCATCGACAGGGATGGGAAAGTGAAGGATTCGCTAAACGAGCCATTGAATCActagttaaaaagttaaag GAAAAAAGAGATGAATTAGATAGTCTTATTCTTGCAATAACCACAAATGGCTCACATCCAAGTAAATGTGTTACAATTCAAAGAACATTAGACGGACGGTTACAG gtagctGGACGTAAAGGTTTTCCGCACGTTATATATGCAAGAATTTGGCGATGGCcagatttacataaaaatgaactCAAACACTTAAAGTACTGTCAATATGCTTTTGACTTAAAATGTGATTCTGTATGTGTTAATCCATATCATTATGAACGGGTTGTATCACCAGGCATAG ATTTAAGTGGTCTAACGCTACAAAGTGGTACATCTACTAATGGTTCTGGCCGAATAATTGGCCTAAGAGATGAGTATACAGCTGGTGGGGGAGGAATGTCTCCTTCTCCACCTGGTTCTAGTCAAGTTAGTAGTTCCAATATGGACAGTGATGTATCTGGAAATAGTCCAGCTGTGACCGTACAACATCACTTACCACCTTTATACCACCAACAAAACCCAGCCACTGATGTATCTCAACAATCAACTGTCCCTCAAGCTGCTG gAGATATTGGTATGTTTCGGCCTACACTACAGCAGCAACAACGTCCTAGTCATCAAATTGGTATAAATTCTCAAGTACAGGTTAAGACTGAATCATGTAACAATTGGATGCCGGGTACACCATCACATATACCCCCCAATA gacCACCGAACATGCCATTACAAAATCCCAGTATGTTCCCAGGACAAGAAGAAGAAAacttat TACCTAGTCAAACAATGACACCTCATGATTATCAAGGACCTACTGCCACAATGCCTGGTACAACAACAGGTAATCGACCAGTACAAAGCACACTTACTTATACACATTCAATGCAACCACCACACCCAACATTtt GGGGAGTTTCTGAAATGGGATTGAGTGGCTTATTATCGTCCCAGCCAGCTCCTGAATATTGGTGTTCAATTGCTTACTTTGAATTAGATACTCAAGTTGGAGAAACATTTAAGGTTACATCCACTTGCCCTCATGTCACAGTTGATGGTTATGTTGATCCCTCTGGAAGTAATAGATTTTGTTTGGGAGCCCTTAGTAATGTTCACAGAACAGAACAAAGTGAAAAAgctag gtTACATATTGGGAAAGGTATTCAACTAGACCTGATTGGAGAAGGAGATGTTTGGTTGAAATGTCAGAGTGATCATTCAGTTTTTGTACagtcatattatttagatagagAAGCTGGACGAGCACCAGGAGATGCGGTCCATAAAATTTATCCTCATGCAtacattaaa gtttttGATCTAAGACAGTGTTATAGGCAAATGCACCAACAAGCCGAAACCGCTCAAAATGCAGCTGCTGCACAAGCAGCTGCAGTAGCAGGACATTTAGCAGGACCTCATAGTGTAGGAGGTATTGCTCCAGCGATAA GCTTAAGTGCTGCAGCAGGTATTGGAGTAGATGATTTAAGAAGATTGTGTATATTAAGATTAAGTTTTGTAAAAGGTTGGGGTCCTGACTATCGACGAAGTAGCATTAAAGAGACTCCGTGCTGGATAGAA gttCATTTACATCGAGCATTACAACTTTTGGACGAAGTGTTACACTCAATGCAAATAGATGGCCCATCAAGAGCTTGA
- the LOC113554935 gene encoding mothers against decapentaplegic homolog 4-like isoform X2 has product METDAHMMSQQYAQAPQPTQIQHPPAPQPTREMQQTSAPTSADACLSIVHSLMCHRQGWESEGFAKRAIESLVKKLKEKRDELDSLILAITTNGSHPSKCVTIQRTLDGRLQVAGRKGFPHVIYARIWRWPDLHKNELKHLKYCQYAFDLKCDSVCVNPYHYERVVSPGIDLSGLTLQSGTSTNGSGRIIGLRDEYTAGGGGMSPSPPGSSQVSSSNMDSDVSGNSPAVTVQHHLPPLYHQQNPATDVSQQSTVPQAADIGMFRPTLQQQQRPSHQIGINSQVQVKTESCNNWMPGTPSHIPPNRPPNMPLQNPSMFPGQEEENLLPSQTMTPHDYQGPTATMPGTTTGNRPVQSTLTYTHSMQPPHPTFWGVSEMGLSGLLSSQPAPEYWCSIAYFELDTQVGETFKVTSTCPHVTVDGYVDPSGSNRFCLGALSNVHRTEQSEKARLHIGKGIQLDLIGEGDVWLKCQSDHSVFVQSYYLDREAGRAPGDAVHKIYPHAYIKVFDLRQCYRQMHQQAETAQNAAAAQAAAVAGHLAGPHSVGGIAPAISLSAAAGIGVDDLRRLCILRLSFVKGWGPDYRRSSIKETPCWIEVHLHRALQLLDEVLHSMQIDGPSRA; this is encoded by the exons ATGGAAACCGACGCGCACATGATGTCACAGCAGTATGCACAAGCTCCTCAACCAACACAAATACAACACCCACCAGCTCCTCAACCAA CCAGAGAAATGCAACAAACCAGTGCACCGACATCAGCTGATGCCTGTTTGAGCATAGTACACAGTTTGATGTGTCATCGACAGGGATGGGAAAGTGAAGGATTCGCTAAACGAGCCATTGAATCActagttaaaaagttaaag GAAAAAAGAGATGAATTAGATAGTCTTATTCTTGCAATAACCACAAATGGCTCACATCCAAGTAAATGTGTTACAATTCAAAGAACATTAGACGGACGGTTACAG gtagctGGACGTAAAGGTTTTCCGCACGTTATATATGCAAGAATTTGGCGATGGCcagatttacataaaaatgaactCAAACACTTAAAGTACTGTCAATATGCTTTTGACTTAAAATGTGATTCTGTATGTGTTAATCCATATCATTATGAACGGGTTGTATCACCAGGCATAG ATTTAAGTGGTCTAACGCTACAAAGTGGTACATCTACTAATGGTTCTGGCCGAATAATTGGCCTAAGAGATGAGTATACAGCTGGTGGGGGAGGAATGTCTCCTTCTCCACCTGGTTCTAGTCAAGTTAGTAGTTCCAATATGGACAGTGATGTATCTGGAAATAGTCCAGCTGTGACCGTACAACATCACTTACCACCTTTATACCACCAACAAAACCCAGCCACTGATGTATCTCAACAATCAACTGTCCCTCAAGCTGCTG ATATTGGTATGTTTCGGCCTACACTACAGCAGCAACAACGTCCTAGTCATCAAATTGGTATAAATTCTCAAGTACAGGTTAAGACTGAATCATGTAACAATTGGATGCCGGGTACACCATCACATATACCCCCCAATA gacCACCGAACATGCCATTACAAAATCCCAGTATGTTCCCAGGACAAGAAGAAGAAAacttat TACCTAGTCAAACAATGACACCTCATGATTATCAAGGACCTACTGCCACAATGCCTGGTACAACAACAGGTAATCGACCAGTACAAAGCACACTTACTTATACACATTCAATGCAACCACCACACCCAACATTtt GGGGAGTTTCTGAAATGGGATTGAGTGGCTTATTATCGTCCCAGCCAGCTCCTGAATATTGGTGTTCAATTGCTTACTTTGAATTAGATACTCAAGTTGGAGAAACATTTAAGGTTACATCCACTTGCCCTCATGTCACAGTTGATGGTTATGTTGATCCCTCTGGAAGTAATAGATTTTGTTTGGGAGCCCTTAGTAATGTTCACAGAACAGAACAAAGTGAAAAAgctag gtTACATATTGGGAAAGGTATTCAACTAGACCTGATTGGAGAAGGAGATGTTTGGTTGAAATGTCAGAGTGATCATTCAGTTTTTGTACagtcatattatttagatagagAAGCTGGACGAGCACCAGGAGATGCGGTCCATAAAATTTATCCTCATGCAtacattaaa gtttttGATCTAAGACAGTGTTATAGGCAAATGCACCAACAAGCCGAAACCGCTCAAAATGCAGCTGCTGCACAAGCAGCTGCAGTAGCAGGACATTTAGCAGGACCTCATAGTGTAGGAGGTATTGCTCCAGCGATAA GCTTAAGTGCTGCAGCAGGTATTGGAGTAGATGATTTAAGAAGATTGTGTATATTAAGATTAAGTTTTGTAAAAGGTTGGGGTCCTGACTATCGACGAAGTAGCATTAAAGAGACTCCGTGCTGGATAGAA gttCATTTACATCGAGCATTACAACTTTTGGACGAAGTGTTACACTCAATGCAAATAGATGGCCCATCAAGAGCTTGA
- the LOC113554935 gene encoding mothers against decapentaplegic homolog 4-like isoform X3 encodes METDAHMMSQQYAQAPQPTQIQHPPAPQPTREMQQTSAPTSADACLSIVHSLMCHRQGWESEGFAKRAIESLVKKLKEKRDELDSLILAITTNGSHPSKCVTIQRTLDGRLQVAGRKGFPHVIYARIWRWPDLHKNELKHLKYCQYAFDLKCDSVCVNPYHYERVVSPGIDLSGLTLQSGTSTNGSGRIIGLRDEYTAGGGGMSPSPPGSSQVSSSNMDSDVSGNSPAVTVQHHLPPLYHQQNPATDVSQQSTVPQAAGPPNMPLQNPSMFPGQEEENLLPSQTMTPHDYQGPTATMPGTTTGNRPVQSTLTYTHSMQPPHPTFWGVSEMGLSGLLSSQPAPEYWCSIAYFELDTQVGETFKVTSTCPHVTVDGYVDPSGSNRFCLGALSNVHRTEQSEKARLHIGKGIQLDLIGEGDVWLKCQSDHSVFVQSYYLDREAGRAPGDAVHKIYPHAYIKVFDLRQCYRQMHQQAETAQNAAAAQAAAVAGHLAGPHSVGGIAPAISLSAAAGIGVDDLRRLCILRLSFVKGWGPDYRRSSIKETPCWIEVHLHRALQLLDEVLHSMQIDGPSRA; translated from the exons ATGGAAACCGACGCGCACATGATGTCACAGCAGTATGCACAAGCTCCTCAACCAACACAAATACAACACCCACCAGCTCCTCAACCAA CCAGAGAAATGCAACAAACCAGTGCACCGACATCAGCTGATGCCTGTTTGAGCATAGTACACAGTTTGATGTGTCATCGACAGGGATGGGAAAGTGAAGGATTCGCTAAACGAGCCATTGAATCActagttaaaaagttaaag GAAAAAAGAGATGAATTAGATAGTCTTATTCTTGCAATAACCACAAATGGCTCACATCCAAGTAAATGTGTTACAATTCAAAGAACATTAGACGGACGGTTACAG gtagctGGACGTAAAGGTTTTCCGCACGTTATATATGCAAGAATTTGGCGATGGCcagatttacataaaaatgaactCAAACACTTAAAGTACTGTCAATATGCTTTTGACTTAAAATGTGATTCTGTATGTGTTAATCCATATCATTATGAACGGGTTGTATCACCAGGCATAG ATTTAAGTGGTCTAACGCTACAAAGTGGTACATCTACTAATGGTTCTGGCCGAATAATTGGCCTAAGAGATGAGTATACAGCTGGTGGGGGAGGAATGTCTCCTTCTCCACCTGGTTCTAGTCAAGTTAGTAGTTCCAATATGGACAGTGATGTATCTGGAAATAGTCCAGCTGTGACCGTACAACATCACTTACCACCTTTATACCACCAACAAAACCCAGCCACTGATGTATCTCAACAATCAACTGTCCCTCAAGCTGCTG gacCACCGAACATGCCATTACAAAATCCCAGTATGTTCCCAGGACAAGAAGAAGAAAacttat TACCTAGTCAAACAATGACACCTCATGATTATCAAGGACCTACTGCCACAATGCCTGGTACAACAACAGGTAATCGACCAGTACAAAGCACACTTACTTATACACATTCAATGCAACCACCACACCCAACATTtt GGGGAGTTTCTGAAATGGGATTGAGTGGCTTATTATCGTCCCAGCCAGCTCCTGAATATTGGTGTTCAATTGCTTACTTTGAATTAGATACTCAAGTTGGAGAAACATTTAAGGTTACATCCACTTGCCCTCATGTCACAGTTGATGGTTATGTTGATCCCTCTGGAAGTAATAGATTTTGTTTGGGAGCCCTTAGTAATGTTCACAGAACAGAACAAAGTGAAAAAgctag gtTACATATTGGGAAAGGTATTCAACTAGACCTGATTGGAGAAGGAGATGTTTGGTTGAAATGTCAGAGTGATCATTCAGTTTTTGTACagtcatattatttagatagagAAGCTGGACGAGCACCAGGAGATGCGGTCCATAAAATTTATCCTCATGCAtacattaaa gtttttGATCTAAGACAGTGTTATAGGCAAATGCACCAACAAGCCGAAACCGCTCAAAATGCAGCTGCTGCACAAGCAGCTGCAGTAGCAGGACATTTAGCAGGACCTCATAGTGTAGGAGGTATTGCTCCAGCGATAA GCTTAAGTGCTGCAGCAGGTATTGGAGTAGATGATTTAAGAAGATTGTGTATATTAAGATTAAGTTTTGTAAAAGGTTGGGGTCCTGACTATCGACGAAGTAGCATTAAAGAGACTCCGTGCTGGATAGAA gttCATTTACATCGAGCATTACAACTTTTGGACGAAGTGTTACACTCAATGCAAATAGATGGCCCATCAAGAGCTTGA